CGCAACAACCTGTTCACCGCACTCCGGACAGGTTCGTTCACGAGCAACATGCCGCTGCGGCGGATGATCGAGAAGTACATGACCCCCGAGGTGATCGACCGAATCGCCCGTGAACATACAAAGGGGCGGCGTCTGCTGATCGGCACGACGAACCTCGACGCCGAGCGGCCGGTGATCTGGAACATGGGGGCGATCGCGGCCAGCAATGTCCCGGGGCGAGACAAGCTGTTCCATGACGTCGTGCTGGCATCGGCCGCAATTCCCGGCGTGTTTCCACCAGTCGACATCAAGGTCGTGGCGGACGGACGGACATACGACGAGATGCATGTCGATGGCGGCACCAGCAACCAGGTCTTTCTGATGCCAGCCAGCCTGTCCCTCAAGAGCATCGACCGGAAGCTTGGGGTCTCCGGGATGAAGCGGCGCCTCTACGTTATCCGCAACGGTCGTACCTCGCCGGAATTCAGCGTCGTCAAGCACCGGCTCCTGCCGATCGCCGGCAAGTCCATCTCGTCGCTCCTGAAAACCCAGGGCGTTGGCGACATCTACCGGCTCTACACCATGTCGAGGCGAGACGGTGTCGACTTCAACTTCATCGCCATGCCCACCTCCTTCACCGAAGCCGAAGAAACGCCTTTCGATCCGAAGTACATGAACGCCCTCTACCAGACCGGATACGCTATGGCGCGAAACGGCATGCCCTGGGAAAAACTGCCTCCAGGCTATGAGGATTGACCGATTGCGTCGGTCTGCGCGGACGGTGCGCAGCGAGCGATCAGGCAGATATCCGACCGTCGCCGATCATCATTCCCCGGCGCGCAACTGCGGGTCTGCGCCTGGTGCTTCACCTGCGACTTCAGCCCGAAGGGCCGGTGTTTTCACACCCGTGGGGCCGCCGACGACGAGTTCCTGATCCCGGCCGTCGACCGCGGCACTATGCGTCGTGTTCTCAGCGCTTCCCTCGGCGATCCAGGCGTTGAGCAGGGTGTAGGTCACGGCCAGCACGGTCGGACCGATAAAGATGCCCAGGAACCCGAACGCGATCAGCCCGCCGATGACCCCTGCAAAAATGAGCAGCAGTGGCAGATCCGCTCCCCTCCGTATCAGTATCGGGCGTATGACCTGGTCGATCGTCCCCGCAACCAGCGTGAAGACAAGCAGCACGGTTCCCCATACGATGTCACCTGTGTAGTAGAGCCAGATGACAGCCGGAACCATGACGAGAGCGGGTCCGAGCTGGATGAGGCAGAGCACGAACATCAGCGCCGTCAGCAGTCCGGCGAAAGGCAGGCCTACCGCCGCCAGCCCCACTCCGCCGATGATGCTCTGCGCAAATGCGGTGACGACGACGCCGAGCGCCACGCTGCGGATCGCCTGCCCAGCCAGGTATACGGCCCTTTCACCACGGTCGCGCGCAAGCCGCCGCCCAAAGAGAACCAGATAGGCCCCTGCCCGTTCACCGCCGGCATACATGACTGCGGCGATCACCGTCGTAAGCAGAAACTGCACCAGCATCCCGCCCAAGCTGCCGGCAGCAGACGCGAGCCATTGCGTCAACGATCCGACGTATGGCGAGAGCTTGGGCGTCAGTTGCTCCACATTGGCAGCGGTCAGCTTGCCCCAAGCGTTGACGATGGGAGCGCCGACCAGAGGAAGGTTTGCGACCCAATCCGGCAACGGCGGCACCCGCATGGACAGCACAGTCCGCAACAGATCGCCGAACAGATCGATATTAGTGACCACTGTGCTGATCGCCAGCCAGACCGGGACGATGAGTACCAGGAGGATGGTGAGCGTCATCACCACGACGGCTACCCAACGGCGACCGCCGGCACGCCGCTCCACCCACAGCATCAGCGGCCAGGTGGCCAGGACCAGCGTCGTCGCCCACAGGATGGCTGGCAGAAGCGGCTGCATTATCCAGAAGCTTGCGACCAGGAGGCCACCGATGAACAACACGGTGAGGGTAATCCGGCCGATATCCTGATGATTGTTCGTCATTGGCTAGAACCTCCCGCCGCGACGAGCGGCGCGCAACACAATCAGCTGAAACGACTGGTGCGCCTCGGCGCGGCCTCGCTTCTGGCGACCATATTCCCCGCCGACAGACGACGGCAACGGCACGGAAACCATGGCCTCGACCAAGAGCGCACTTGCATTGCGCGACGTCCGGCGCCCCGCGCATCGTCGCATTCGGAACGCAACCCGCCTCCCCCGCCCCGACACCGGCGCAAGCCCGCATTCCTCAACCGCGCGGCCAGCGCTCCCCGGAATTTCCAAATACGCACCGGCACCGTAGACATCGCATTGGCGCTGGCAATTGTACTCAGGGCCATCGGGGTCGGCTCGCGTGACGAGGGCGACGCGACTGACACCCACATGCACCGCATCAAACAAAAAAGCCGCCCCGGAAGGCGGCTTTCTCGTAGTCTGGATTCGATCCGCTCAGTTGAGCTTGGATTTGAGTTCCTGGACTGAGGAAGAAAAGAGCGAAGCGCTCGCCTTCGCGTCGACGGTGCCTTCCAGCACCTTCCGGGCGGCCTCGACCGCAATGTCGACAGCGGTCGCGCGCACCTCGTTGACCGCGTCGCGCTCAGCCTGGCCGATCTTCTGTTCGGCCATCGCCGTACGACGGGCGACATATTCTTCCGTCTTCTTGTGCGCCTCCTCGACGAGGCTTGCGGCCTCACGCTTGGCGGCGTCGACGATATCGACGGCCTCTTTCTCGGCCTCTTTGCGCTTGCGCTGGTACTCGGCCAGAAGCTGCTGGGCTTCCTCGCGGAGGCGGCGTGCCTCCTCGAGTTCGTTGGCGATCCTGCCGGCGCGGTCGTCGAGCGACTTGCCGACGGTCCCCGGCACCTTCATGTAGATGACGAGGGCCAGGAAGATGACGAGGGCGACTGTGGCCCAGAATGTGGCGTCCATGATCGCTAACCCCGTGCTGTCTTGACCGC
This portion of the Mesorhizobium shangrilense genome encodes:
- the ydiK gene encoding AI-2E family transporter YdiK; the protein is MTNNHQDIGRITLTVLFIGGLLVASFWIMQPLLPAILWATTLVLATWPLMLWVERRAGGRRWVAVVVMTLTILLVLIVPVWLAISTVVTNIDLFGDLLRTVLSMRVPPLPDWVANLPLVGAPIVNAWGKLTAANVEQLTPKLSPYVGSLTQWLASAAGSLGGMLVQFLLTTVIAAVMYAGGERAGAYLVLFGRRLARDRGERAVYLAGQAIRSVALGVVVTAFAQSIIGGVGLAAVGLPFAGLLTALMFVLCLIQLGPALVMVPAVIWLYYTGDIVWGTVLLVFTLVAGTIDQVIRPILIRRGADLPLLLIFAGVIGGLIAFGFLGIFIGPTVLAVTYTLLNAWIAEGSAENTTHSAAVDGRDQELVVGGPTGVKTPALRAEVAGEAPGADPQLRAGE
- a CDS encoding F0F1 ATP synthase subunit B gives rise to the protein MDATFWATVALVIFLALVIYMKVPGTVGKSLDDRAGRIANELEEARRLREEAQQLLAEYQRKRKEAEKEAVDIVDAAKREAASLVEEAHKKTEEYVARRTAMAEQKIGQAERDAVNEVRATAVDIAVEAARKVLEGTVDAKASASLFSSSVQELKSKLN
- a CDS encoding patatin-like phospholipase family protein produces the protein MTDKEQAVPPSASAPRMARRLRRSALCRAFIAAFISVAVAGCVGGTDIRDAVPQLLVDNAQVVGYGPIRIWGDDRGGVTEQEVIAVRKQRTAAARTDPSINLKSVNALTISGGGSSGAFGAGILSGWTAHGDRPKFDIVTGISTGALIAPFAFLGPEYDGQLTEAFTTVDGKDIYERNNLFTALRTGSFTSNMPLRRMIEKYMTPEVIDRIAREHTKGRRLLIGTTNLDAERPVIWNMGAIAASNVPGRDKLFHDVVLASAAIPGVFPPVDIKVVADGRTYDEMHVDGGTSNQVFLMPASLSLKSIDRKLGVSGMKRRLYVIRNGRTSPEFSVVKHRLLPIAGKSISSLLKTQGVGDIYRLYTMSRRDGVDFNFIAMPTSFTEAEETPFDPKYMNALYQTGYAMARNGMPWEKLPPGYED